The following are from one region of the Lentimicrobiaceae bacterium genome:
- a CDS encoding DUF4249 family protein, protein MKRRFFQLLVAVFLTGCFVSCETDFDVTGEWKDITVVYGLISQNDSVHYLKINKAFLGDGNALTYAQIADSSSYGDNLEVVVTEKGLNGSFRSFTFDTTSVYNKEAGLFYYPGQLVYKGEFKVPSNLSDNDYTYTVTITNKLTGKVVSADTKLVKNFTVETPRPGQQSINFTMESNQRIKWNSAKDGKRYNVAIRFWFDEDLKQSTDTLHRYIDWEFSSVKSSSIQGGEPLEIVYTPGNFFNVCKNLIPYKDGDALSEDNVQARLVNRIEFLFSVAGDELNTYMEVNEPSSGIVQEKPEYSNITNGIGLFSCRYTKTTETSAVKMKVGPSTEERLMNEGLKFVKKIGN, encoded by the coding sequence ATGAAACGAAGATTCTTTCAGTTACTGGTTGCTGTATTCCTAACCGGTTGTTTTGTTTCTTGTGAAACAGATTTTGATGTAACCGGTGAGTGGAAAGATATTACTGTAGTTTATGGGCTGATTAGTCAAAATGATTCGGTTCATTACCTGAAAATAAATAAAGCTTTTCTTGGTGATGGTAATGCACTTACTTACGCTCAGATTGCTGACTCCAGCAGTTATGGCGATAATCTGGAAGTCGTTGTTACCGAAAAAGGGTTGAATGGCAGTTTCCGATCATTTACATTCGATACAACTTCTGTATATAATAAGGAAGCAGGGCTGTTTTATTATCCCGGTCAACTTGTTTATAAAGGAGAATTTAAAGTTCCTTCAAATCTTTCTGATAACGATTATACCTATACCGTTACCATTACGAATAAACTCACAGGTAAGGTGGTGTCAGCCGATACGAAACTTGTTAAAAATTTTACTGTGGAAACTCCCCGTCCCGGTCAGCAGAGTATTAATTTTACGATGGAAAGTAACCAGAGAATAAAATGGAACTCTGCCAAAGACGGAAAGAGATATAATGTGGCCATTCGATTCTGGTTTGATGAGGATTTGAAGCAAAGTACTGATACACTTCACAGGTATATTGACTGGGAATTCAGTTCTGTAAAATCAAGTTCAATACAGGGTGGTGAACCTTTGGAAATCGTTTATACTCCGGGTAACTTCTTTAACGTATGCAAAAACTTAATCCCATATAAGGATGGCGATGCGCTGAGTGAAGACAATGTGCAGGCAAGGCTTGTCAACCGGATTGAGTTTCTTTTCTCTGTTGCCGGTGATGAATTGAATACTTATATGGAAGTAAATGAGCCTTCATCTGGCATTGTTCAGGAAAAGCCTGAATATTCGAATATTACAAACGGAATAGGCCTGTTTTCCTGCCGGTATACAAAAACAACCGAAACCTCTGCCGTGAAAATGAAGGTAGGCCCCTCTACCGAAGAGCGGTTGATGAATGAAGGCCTGAAGTTCGTTAAAAAAATAGGCAATTAA
- the panB gene encoding 3-methyl-2-oxobutanoate hydroxymethyltransferase — translation MDSQVSKFSNVTKVTTHVLQEMKLKNEKIAMLTAYDYSMARLIDKAGIDVILVGDSASNVMAGHTSTLPITLNEMIYHATSVIRGVKRALVIADMPFGTYQGNSKEALSSAIRIMKESGADAVKLEGGREILESVDRILSAGIPIMGHLGLTPQSIHKFGTYVVRATEENEARKLVEDAHLLEKAGCFGIVLEKIPAKLAAQVTSEIKIPIIGIGAGSEVDGQVLVLHDMLGITQEFSPRFLRRYHNLSEEIQGSVKAYIKDVKTVDFPNEREQY, via the coding sequence ATGGATTCCCAGGTATCAAAATTCTCGAATGTTACAAAAGTAACCACCCATGTGTTGCAGGAAATGAAGTTGAAGAATGAGAAAATTGCCATGCTAACTGCCTACGATTATTCCATGGCCAGACTAATTGACAAGGCAGGGATTGATGTGATTCTCGTTGGCGATTCTGCTTCAAATGTGATGGCCGGGCACACGTCTACGCTTCCGATAACGCTGAATGAAATGATTTACCATGCCACATCCGTGATTCGGGGGGTAAAACGGGCTTTGGTAATTGCCGACATGCCTTTTGGCACTTATCAGGGCAATTCAAAAGAGGCTTTGAGTTCGGCCATCAGAATCATGAAGGAATCAGGAGCAGATGCTGTAAAATTAGAAGGAGGCCGTGAAATCCTTGAATCAGTAGATCGCATTCTTTCCGCAGGAATTCCAATTATGGGTCATCTTGGCTTAACACCGCAATCAATTCATAAATTTGGCACCTATGTAGTCAGGGCTACTGAAGAGAATGAAGCCAGAAAGCTGGTTGAAGATGCTCATTTGCTTGAAAAGGCAGGCTGCTTTGGCATTGTTTTGGAGAAAATACCCGCCAAACTTGCAGCTCAGGTTACCAGCGAAATTAAAATTCCCATTATCGGAATCGGAGCTGGCTCAGAAGTTGACGGACAAGTGCTGGTTTTGCACGATATGCTCGGCATAACGCAGGAATTTTCTCCGCGGTTTCTCAGAAGATATCACAATCTGAGCGAAGAAATTCAAGGTTCAGTAAAAGCCTATATCAAAGATGTAAAAACTGTTGACTTTCCGAATGAAAGAGAACAGTATTGA
- the dnaK gene encoding molecular chaperone DnaK: MGKIIGIDLGTTNSCVAVMEGNEPVVIPNSEGRRTTPSIVAFTDNGERKVGDPAKRQAITNPERTVFSIKRFMGETFDRVTKETGRVPYKVVKGDNNTSRVKIDDRLYTPQEISAMVLQKMKKTAEDYLGQTVSEAVITVPAYFSDSQRQATKEAGEIAGLTVKRIINEPTAAALAYGLDKKNHDIKVAVFDLGGGTFDISILELGEGVFEVKSTNGDTHLGGDDFDHKIIDWLADEFKNDEGIDLRKDSMALQRLKEAAEKAKIELSSSTSTEINLPYIMPVDGIPKHLVRTLTRAKFEQINDQLIRSTIDPCRQALKDAGLKVSDIDEVILVGGSTRIPAIQKIVEEFFGKTPSKGVNPDEVVAVGAAIQGGVLTGEVKDVLLLDVTPLSLGIETMGGVMTRLIESNTTIPTRKSEVFSTASDNQPSVEIHVLQGERPMARDNKSIGRFHLDGIPPAPRGVPQIEVTFDIDANGILNVSAKDKGTGKSQQIHIEASSGLSDDEIKRMKDEAEANAESDRRAKEEVDKLNSADTMIFQTEKQLKEYGDKLPADKKMPIEKAFNDLKEAHKNKDFAGIDASLAALNTAWQAASEEMYKATQAQEGQPGAGPDATNAQESTGKSQSDSEVTDVDFEEVK; encoded by the coding sequence ATGGGTAAAATAATTGGAATTGACCTTGGTACAACAAATTCGTGTGTAGCCGTAATGGAGGGGAATGAACCGGTGGTAATCCCCAATAGCGAAGGACGCCGCACAACTCCATCTATTGTTGCGTTTACCGACAATGGCGAACGTAAAGTGGGAGATCCTGCTAAAAGGCAGGCTATCACCAATCCTGAACGTACGGTATTTTCTATCAAACGTTTTATGGGCGAAACATTTGACAGAGTTACCAAAGAAACCGGACGTGTTCCTTACAAGGTTGTAAAAGGTGACAATAATACATCAAGAGTTAAAATTGACGACAGACTTTATACACCTCAGGAAATTTCAGCAATGGTTCTTCAAAAAATGAAGAAAACCGCCGAAGATTATCTTGGACAAACAGTGAGTGAAGCCGTTATTACTGTTCCTGCCTATTTCAGTGATTCACAGCGTCAGGCTACCAAAGAAGCCGGTGAAATTGCTGGTTTAACAGTTAAGCGCATTATTAATGAACCTACTGCAGCCGCTCTTGCCTATGGCTTAGACAAAAAAAATCACGATATCAAAGTTGCAGTATTTGACCTTGGCGGCGGAACCTTCGACATTTCAATTCTTGAACTTGGTGAAGGCGTTTTTGAAGTTAAATCAACCAACGGTGATACACACCTGGGAGGTGATGATTTTGACCATAAAATTATTGACTGGCTTGCCGATGAGTTTAAGAATGATGAAGGAATTGACCTTCGCAAGGACTCAATGGCATTACAGCGCTTGAAAGAAGCAGCTGAGAAAGCTAAAATTGAACTGTCAAGTTCAACTTCTACTGAAATCAACCTGCCTTACATTATGCCGGTTGACGGAATTCCCAAACATCTTGTTCGTACGCTTACACGTGCTAAATTTGAACAAATTAATGATCAATTGATTCGTTCAACAATTGATCCTTGCCGTCAGGCATTGAAAGATGCCGGTTTGAAGGTTTCTGATATTGACGAGGTGATTTTAGTAGGAGGTTCAACCCGTATTCCTGCAATTCAGAAAATTGTTGAAGAGTTTTTTGGAAAAACACCTTCTAAAGGGGTTAATCCTGATGAAGTGGTGGCTGTTGGTGCTGCTATTCAGGGAGGCGTTCTTACTGGTGAAGTAAAGGATGTGTTGCTGCTTGACGTCACACCTCTGTCTTTGGGTATCGAAACAATGGGTGGAGTCATGACCCGCCTCATCGAATCAAACACCACCATTCCTACAAGAAAATCTGAAGTATTTTCAACTGCCAGCGATAATCAGCCTTCTGTTGAAATTCATGTTTTACAGGGTGAGCGCCCAATGGCACGCGACAATAAGAGTATTGGCCGCTTCCATCTTGATGGTATTCCTCCTGCACCAAGAGGTGTGCCCCAGATTGAAGTAACTTTTGACATTGATGCCAACGGTATTCTTAATGTTTCAGCAAAAGATAAAGGAACTGGCAAATCCCAGCAGATCCATATTGAAGCTTCATCCGGACTGTCAGACGATGAAATTAAAAGAATGAAAGATGAAGCTGAAGCAAATGCTGAATCTGATCGCAGGGCAAAAGAAGAAGTGGATAAGCTCAATAGTGCTGATACAATGATTTTTCAAACTGAAAAACAGTTGAAAGAATATGGCGACAAGCTTCCTGCTGATAAAAAAATGCCTATCGAAAAAGCATTCAACGATTTGAAAGAAGCACATAAAAACAAAGACTTTGCCGGAATTGATGCTTCATTGGCAGCGTTAAATACTGCATGGCAGGCAGCCAGCGAAGAGATGTATAAAGCTACTCAGGCGCAGGAAGGACAACCCGGCGCCGGACCAGATGCTACAAACGCTCAAGAATCAACAGGCAAAAGTCAGTCTGATTCTGAAGTTACCGACGTAGATTTTGAAGAAGTAAAGTAA